CTGACTAGCAACTTGAGGATTTTCATCAGTATTGAGTTTCACAACTTTTATTTGACCTTCGTACTGACCGGCTATTTCCTCGACAACAGGAGCTACCATGCGGCAAGGACCGCACCAGGGAGCCCAGAAGTCAACCAAAACTGGAACATCGCTGTCGAGTACTTCTTGCTTAAAACTAGAATCCGTAACTTGTTCGGCTGCTGACATGCCTAAAAACCTTTGCCAATTATATTTCTGAGTTTGGTGAAAATTCTACCATAGCAAAAACAGCTGCTTAGAAGTCAAAAATGTACATTTGCAACGAAACTAAAGAAATTATGCACAAACATAAGGAACCGCCCAGACAATAGTCCGGGCGGAGTGTGGTGTGAGGAGTGAACGGAAACATGCGTCTCCGCTATCTCTATTGTAGGCGAGATATCGGATTTTTCCAGAGATTGTGTAAGAGTCTAGAAAATTTTTTCTGAAGAATTTGAGTTTGGAGGTGGGGAATAGGAAAAAATTTATTTTTTATTAGTGATTCCCTATTCCCTATTCTCCATTTTGTTTATTTACCCATGCCTAATTGTTGGGCTTTTTGGTATACTTTACCTTCGGTTAGTAGGGAAGGAGCAATTACCACTTCAACTTGCTGCATTTCTTTAATGTTTTTGGCTCCTAATGTCCCCATGCTAGTTTTTAAGGCTCCCACAAGGTTATGAGTGCCATCATCTAGTCCGGCGGGTCCGATGAGTATTTGCTCTAGGGTACCAGTCGTCCCAACGCTAATGCGGGTCCCACGAGGCAGGACTGGGCTAGGAGTTGCCATTCCCCAATGATAACCCCGGCCTGGAGCTTCGGCGGCTCTGGCAAAGGGAGAACCAATCATCACACCATCGGCACCGCAGGCGATGCACTTACAAATGTCTCCACCAGTGATTAAACCGCCATCGGCAATAATCGGAATGTAGTTACCAGTTTCCTGATAATAATCATCTCTGGCGGCGGCACAATCGGCGATCGCCGTTGCTTGTGGTATACCCACACCCAAAACACCACGAGAGGTACAAGCCGCTCCAGGGCCAATTCCCACTAATACCGCAGCCGCCCCAGCTTTCAACAAATTTAAGGTAACTTCATAGGTCACACAGTTCCCCAACGCCACTGGGATGGGCATAGAACGGCAAAATTCCGCCAAATCCAAGGGAACTATCGAATCTGGCGATAAATGTGCCGTAGAGACTACCGTAGCCTGCACAAAAAATAAATCTGCCCCAGCTTTTGCCACTATCTCACCATATTTACTGGCTGCGGCTGGGGTAGCACTCACCGCCGCAATGCCACCTTGAAGTTTAATTTCCTGAATACGTTTTTCAATTAATTCCGGCTTTATCGGTTCGGCATAAAGTTCTTGCATTAAGGAAACAAATTCACTTTTCCCAACCGAGGCAATTCGATCTAAAATCGGCTCTGGGTCAGCATAGCGAGTTTGGATTCCTTCTAAGTTGATGACTCCTAATGCTCCTAACTGTGACAGTTTTACAGCCATCTTGACATCGACTACGCCATCCATTGCACTGGCAATGATTGGGATTTCTCGCTCAATATTGCCAATAGTCCACTTTGTATCTGCCAGACTCGGATCGAGTGTTCTGCTACCAGGGACTAGAGCAATTTCATCAATTCCATAAGCTCTACGAGCTGTTTTTCCCCGCCCAAGTTGAATTTCCACGCTTTAACTTTTCTCAAATCTGTTTAAGCTAGGGTATCAAATTGTGAGGGGATTTGGAGCGTTTTTTTTGGCCATTAACCACTAATTTCTAAAGGATAAGAGTCTGGGGCAAATTGTTAACCAATTCTCTGTGAGTTTTCACACTATCCCTCCACAGGCAGAAACCTGGGGCTAAACAAACCAAGTCTGTCTGCTGGCTTGATAACTGATAACTGATTTAGCCTATTTCTTTGTTGCTTTGGCTGTGGGTTGGTATTGAGTTGTTAATTAAGGAGAGATTACTGTCTGTGTCAGTGATTACTTGGTTATTACTACGCACTAATTGACTAACTTGACCGATTAATTCGCCTAATTTGCCTTCGTCAAGTAGGGTGTTGATTAAGGAAAGCCCACTGGTAGAGAGCATTAATTTGTTAATATCTTGAGCGCCATTACTGCCGTTGGCACCAGGGAATGAGTAAATCCGAGTATCTCCTAAAACTCCAGGTTGTGGGGCTAGGGCTGTGAGAATTTCCGGAAGTTTATCAGCTAAACCTGGCCAAATTGTAGTGAGCATTTGGGCTGTGAGGTTGGCGTTACTAATCGTATTTTCGGCGGCTATTTTCACTTTTAGGGCTTCTGCTTCTGCTAAAACTTTATCGCGGTTAGCGGCTGCGAGGATACGAATAGCCTCAGCTTCTAATTCTGCGGCTTCTTGAGCGATTTCTGCTTGACGACGACGGCGGAAGGCATCGATTTCGACAACGTTGCGATCGCTTATGCTGCGTTGTTGGGCTTCTCTTTCGGCCGCAATTGTCGATAAACGCTTGTTACGTTCGGCTTTTTCGATTTCTCCGGCTGTCTGAACTGATGCTTCGGCTGTGGCTTGTTGTGCTTGGGCGAGAAAGCTTTCACGTTTTTTCGCAGAAATCGCAATTTCTAAATCTTCTTGAGCAATTCGTGCTAGTTTTTCCGACTCGACTATCTCTACTTGGGCTTTGAGTCTACCAGCTTCTACTTTTTGTTTGCGGGAAATTTCCGCAATTTCTGCTTCTTGTTTTTGCAGTGATTGTGACACATTTAAATGTTTATTGCGTTCTTCTAAGGCAATGTCAGCATCAATTTGGCTTTGTTGCAAAGATAATTTTTTGCGAATTTCTTCTTCTTCAACTGATTTTTCTTGCAAGATTCGGCTGCGTTGAATGGCTGCGGCTTCTTTATCTTTTGCTTCTTGGATTTCCCGTTCGCGCTGTGCCTTGAGTGCCTCTACTTGAAATTTTTGCTCTAATCTGGCACTTTCTTGTTCTTGGGCAATTTGTAGCGATCGCTTTTGGGCATCTAGTTCTTTTTGCTCAATTGCTACTTGAGTTGTTAATTCAACTTCCCGTTTTTGTTGAATCGAACGCTGAATAATTTCGGTTCGTAAGCGCACACCTTGGGCATCAAAGAAACTATCAGGATCATAGGTAACACTTTCTAAAATTTCCGAAATGGCAATATTATTCAAAGTTAAGCCGACTTTTTTCAAATCTGGCCCCACTAAGTTCAACACTTCTTGAGCAAAACCCAATTTATCCGAATCAATTTCGGCGATTTCTTTGGTTTTGGCTGCGGCTCTAATGGCATCATCTGCCCGTTTTTCTAAGGCATTTTTAATGTCGTCAGAGCTAATTATTGTACCACTTTGAGATAATCTGGCTGCTGCTTTCAAAACATCTTCTTCTGAGGCATTTATACACACATAAAATGTGACTCTAATATCTGCTCTCAGATAATCTTTAGTCCGCACAGCCATTTTTCCCGTGCGTTCTACATCAATAGAAATTTCTCGCAGAGGCACACGGGTGAGTTGATGAAATCCTGGTAAAACAATACAACCACCATAAAGAATCACCGATTTCTTTTTAGTGAACAAACCCCCAGTCCTGACGAAAGCCTCGTTATTGGGTGTGACTACATAAATTCTTGTATAAGCATATAAGCTTAATAAAAGTAAGAAAATTAAAGCAGCAATAACTCCTGGTAATACCAAGCCATTATTGATTTGAGCAATCGTTGGTGGAACTGTGACTGGTGAGATAGTTTGAGCGAATGTTCTGTTTTGGTCTTGTTTTGGTTGTAACTGAATTGGGGAAATTTCTGAGACAGGAATAGTTGGTAAAGACTGGATAAAAGTTAACCAAAATAACATAATTTTGCCCCTGATTATTTAAGTTTGATTTTTCTGGCTGGAGTTAGCTAACCAAAGTTGTTCATCTGTTGTATCTTTGGCAATTACAAGATAATTTTGTG
This genomic interval from Nodularia sp. LEGE 06071 contains the following:
- a CDS encoding GuaB3 family IMP dehydrogenase-related protein, producing MEIQLGRGKTARRAYGIDEIALVPGSRTLDPSLADTKWTIGNIEREIPIIASAMDGVVDVKMAVKLSQLGALGVINLEGIQTRYADPEPILDRIASVGKSEFVSLMQELYAEPIKPELIEKRIQEIKLQGGIAAVSATPAAASKYGEIVAKAGADLFFVQATVVSTAHLSPDSIVPLDLAEFCRSMPIPVALGNCVTYEVTLNLLKAGAAAVLVGIGPGAACTSRGVLGVGIPQATAIADCAAARDDYYQETGNYIPIIADGGLITGGDICKCIACGADGVMIGSPFARAAEAPGRGYHWGMATPSPVLPRGTRISVGTTGTLEQILIGPAGLDDGTHNLVGALKTSMGTLGAKNIKEMQQVEVVIAPSLLTEGKVYQKAQQLGMGK
- a CDS encoding flotillin family protein; the encoded protein is MLFWLTFIQSLPTIPVSEISPIQLQPKQDQNRTFAQTISPVTVPPTIAQINNGLVLPGVIAALIFLLLLSLYAYTRIYVVTPNNEAFVRTGGLFTKKKSVILYGGCIVLPGFHQLTRVPLREISIDVERTGKMAVRTKDYLRADIRVTFYVCINASEEDVLKAAARLSQSGTIISSDDIKNALEKRADDAIRAAAKTKEIAEIDSDKLGFAQEVLNLVGPDLKKVGLTLNNIAISEILESVTYDPDSFFDAQGVRLRTEIIQRSIQQKREVELTTQVAIEQKELDAQKRSLQIAQEQESARLEQKFQVEALKAQREREIQEAKDKEAAAIQRSRILQEKSVEEEEIRKKLSLQQSQIDADIALEERNKHLNVSQSLQKQEAEIAEISRKQKVEAGRLKAQVEIVESEKLARIAQEDLEIAISAKKRESFLAQAQQATAEASVQTAGEIEKAERNKRLSTIAAEREAQQRSISDRNVVEIDAFRRRRQAEIAQEAAELEAEAIRILAAANRDKVLAEAEALKVKIAAENTISNANLTAQMLTTIWPGLADKLPEILTALAPQPGVLGDTRIYSFPGANGSNGAQDINKLMLSTSGLSLINTLLDEGKLGELIGQVSQLVRSNNQVITDTDSNLSLINNSIPTHSQSNKEIG